The genomic segment CTGTGCATTGTACTTTTCCATGCTAGAAGACTGAACATATTCCAATCGCATTGTGTGCTTGTAAGAGCAGATTCTGTGTCATGATCCATATATATGCTTAAGGATTCTGCCCTTATTAATTGGTAAATTGTACTCAAATTACTAGCACAAACACCAGGTTTCCACTTACTACAATTTGACATGAATACATATAGATactgagaaaataataacagaaaattaaatatttacctaTTTGTAGTCATAACTGATATACTTTGAATACAGATACCACAAGCACATAGAGATCCATTTAGCTTTTCTTCATATCtaatatgtacattatttatactaatttggaaattttttgtCACAGATGCCAGCAAATTATCAAATAgttctaaaattaattgtagaaGAAATTAGTGCACACACTTTatcatacatatatgaatTACCTGTTTTGAATGCTTCATCTTCCTTTAaatcttctaatattttctttttttctgccCTTATCAACTTCTTTTGTACTTCTGCATCATATGGACCATAAGCAGCAGGCACAGCCACTATATAAATATCCTTTAAGCAGAGTTAACATATTGTACCTGAATGCTTTTTGACATTAACTAAAAAATACCacaaataaagaagaatttgtTACTAATTTGTTTACCtcaatataaagaataattggCTGAGAAAATAATCCAGACCATGGTATCTTTAAAACAATCCTTCCTATTAGACCAATTTCCACTTTAATAGGCAGACCAAATTGATACTATAAAccaaaagatattaattaccttcatatattttatttatgagaGAAAAACTTGCTTACCAGAGCTTCAGGTTTTAATTTAAGATCGGTAAGGCAAGTATCGCCAGAAAAGATACCAACGTTGAACTGTTCGGTATCTAAATCCTCGATATACTTCCCCAAAAGCCGATTCAAGAACGCCGCTATGGCACCTTCGAACATTGTTCCGCATTTAACTAAGTCTATTATATTGTTTACTTATTTGCATTTGGTGCTACACGGTTTTATATCATGGATTCATCTCATAACCTTAAGAAATTCGCAAAATAAATTCCGTCATGCGCGAAACTTGAGGATTTTATTGATCCCGTTTCCCTACGACTCGGGATCCAAGGCTAGCACCGGATGAAACCTTCATGCGCAGCTCCACCTACTTGGAAGATTTACATGCACAAGTCGAGAATCTATCctttatcaaattttgtaataccttttcgaaaatattctttctttctagtaaaaatcttaaaaagaacagaaagaaatgattgaaaaaaaaatgttttagtaAATGCAATGATTAAAAGCAcaaagttttttaaaaatcgtgtTGCCGTATATTCCATGAAACAGTTGCTATGTATTCGAACATTATCGagattataattgaaaaaaaaattaacaagaGAAACTCTGCCAAAACTTAGGAGGTATTAGAAAACACGTGAACATAAatctatacatgtatatagcATTCGTTTATTGTTGTATTGTACAAGATTCATAGATTtggatattatatacaataaaattaaactataTGCATGtgagaaaatgtttaatatatgaACAAAGTATGGCattgttttctatttgttaAGCATGACGCTACAAAATACTCATTTTAATGATTACAACCATGATCGCGttcatttataagaaatacaGTAGCAATTacagatattattattgatcgaaatttctttctgtaCATGTAGCAATACTACAAGCCTAACTATATTCATTTCCTCATGCAAATTTCTATAACCTACTATTTGGAACGTAACAGTTTTTTCTCCAATATTCCTTTATAGTTTGTTGAATCAATGAatctagaaaatattcataaacatttaaaatgcaccatatttgttatatacagagaaatgtacaatatgcaattattttgacaactttaattttttctaaacAGTTAAATGTTTCGTTTCTCCTGTATTTGGATCGACTATGACTTTTTCTTTGTAACTGCTCACAGTAGGAGGACTCCCAAAAGAATTGGTATcggtaaaaggaaaaaatcttCCATCCGCGTAttctttaaaaagtaattcGGCAGccttttgtttctcttcctttccgtTCGaagatatctttttcattgtcaatgttaataattctataataagaTAGGATTCTGGTTTATAAAGTCTTGTAAAATGCAATCTAATATGTTCACCGACATTCTCATCTTTTCGCGGTATATAATCGCAATGAGGACAAGACGGTGTCATTCTTTCAATGCCATGTCGACGCTTATGAGCATCCATCATGTCTTTGTCACACGTAGAAAACGGACAGCTTTGACAACGTAACGTCTCCACTTCGTCGTTAGAAGATAGAAGTATCCCTTTCTTTTGCAGCAACATTAAGGACTGCTTATCTTGATTCGAGGCCTGTGCTCCACCAAAATTTAACACTGATATACCATTTGTAGTCATGATTGAAGCTGAATTATTGGGTGATTTAAGCGTCTTTCCTGAACGTGAAATGGAACCTATATTATCGGAAATATTATCGCTATCAATGGTAATTGTATCGTCCTCAAATTGTCTACGTGAAGCTTGCGCCTCTGCATTTGCCTGATGTTTCTTTAGATGTTGAATATAATTAgcgtaatattttacagaatagTCGCACGTATCGCAGCGATATCTTTGTTTCGCACCGTGCAGAGTTAGATGAACTCTGTATTGTTCTCGTTTCTCAAAGGCAGAAGGACATTTATGGCATTTATAtcgcttttcttttaatcgacCGTTTCTTAAATAAGCAGGATATACAAAGTTAGGATTCCCACGCATAAAAAGTCCAAACTGTGGGTCGGGAGGAGGAGACAGATTTGAAGTTACATCGCTCGCTTCGTTTTGACGTCTATGAACTACCTGatgtttcactaaattctgAGCCGTCTTCGACGAATAGTCACACTCAGTGCATTTAAATCTATTGTTTGATCCATGCAAGGTCATATGATATTCTAAAGCATCTAATTTGAAATAACGAGCCGGACATTTTGCACAAGTGAATACTTGATTCCCAGTTCGTTGATTTGTGTTGTTCATGCTACTATTAAACCCGTTGTTGGAACTTTCTGTAACTTCGACTACAATCCATGCGACGGTAGGTGTAGAATTATTTGAATCTTGATTATTTGCTTCGACACAAGCTGTGGTAGGCGGCGGATATCGCTGTGACTGACCGTAAAAAGATAACAAATATTTGGTGCGCTCTTGATACTCCGTAGAATGTGCCTTCTGATGGGCTAAAAGATGGGCCGGTTGTCGAGCAGCATAAGAACACCATTGGCAAGAATAAGCTAGTTCTGTAGAATGATATCTTAAATGTattcttaattctttttcGCAAAGGAATCGCGCTGGACATTTGCTACAACAATGCACAAGTCTTTTGTCTTGTAGATCAGGTTCCGAACCTAATACCGGAGGATGAGTAAAGCCGAGAAGCGCAGCCAAATCGCTTAATTGCTGCGAATCTGGCCTTGAATCATCTACCAAACAATGAACAGTGCCTAAAGATCCGGAATGCATATCTGTGTGTGCAACCATGACTTCTCGCCGTGTGCAAGTGAAACTACAATCTGTACAAGCGACCACAGGACCATTACTAGGAGTATCGAGGTGCATGGTTTCATGATCTCGGATTTCTGCTTGTCGCGAAGATACAAAAGGGCAGTGACgacattttaacattttcgcTAGTGTACCATCTGGTCGGGACACCCATACTAATGGAGCTTCAGGCAGTGCTCGTGTATCAAGAAGCAATGGCGGTGGCGCTCCGGAATTCTTCGAAACATTAGTGAAACAAGTCACGTTGCTCTGCGTTGTGATATGAATCACTTGCTCTACAGACTTCTCTTGTTTCATGCGATTAATACCTGAAATGATGATATTTAAGTATCCAATTAACGcttgaataaaaatcttaGTATTGaactatttttaatcatattaatgctaaaaagaatttgtttaaCTTACTATTATCAGTGTTTGAAGTTCGATGTGCTTTAGACTTGGTAGGGAAATTGTACTCCATATTCTGTTGGTGCACAACGGCGAGCTCCTCTCCATGAAGTCTGACATGATCCAAAAGCTCTCTGtaaagataaaacaaataaatatcttccaagaatattataaatttaatgatgatagcattatataaatacatacactTTTGTGCTGACATAATATGgacataaataacatttaaaaatagcaTCCAAATTTGGACGATGATGAACTTTATGCATCGATAACGTTGCTGCATCAGATGCGGTAAATGGACAATCTCCACAACCAAATACATTctgtaaacaaatatatattacgaatatattatgtgtctaataataaaaaaactaaATGAACAAAACAACTACAAATATTcatactttttcttcttcatggTGTTGGTCAGCTGGCTCACTGTGAGATTTAACATGCATAGAAACAATTTCTCTACTACAATGTCGAAAATTGCAACGTTTGCATTTCCACATTGTACGTTTATTTTCCTCTGCGATCGTCGCTGATGATGATCCACTTGATAGTGAATGAGAGGAAATCAAATTGCTTTTAAGTAAAGACTGTCCCCGATTCCTCGCAGCAGCTTTAAGAAGCGGTGGTGGTTTCAATCCGATATTAAGGGTGTTAAGATTATGGTTTCCTTCATTCGGAGACACGATCGAAGTAAGAGAAGACGAGAGATCCGATGTTTGCCGATATTCGTTGGTATTCATTATGAATAACTTAGTTGACGGTTCGTCAGAATTCGTTTCTTCCACGCTACGTTCCTCCATGTTTTGATCATCCCACGACTGTTGTTGGACCTAAGAAAGAGACGAGAAGTTtacgtacaatataaaattgtttgtcaTAAACGGTACACTGCTGCACGACGAAAAACAACTTATTATTCAGCAGAAAAACAACTATTCGGCACactgaaaatttcttttatattattaaaaaatgaagttccatataaaatgaaaagtcaCTTTTAGAGGTATGGAACATTTTCAATGTTATCATGTCGGTTTTGATTACTAAGAATATGCTTGTAATTACAATCAGATTAACATCATAACACCAATCAAGTGTCCAAGCGCTTCGATACAGCTAATACATTTTGATTGTTTCATTATCTTCTTTggttctttaaaaaaatatgtaattcaGCTTTTCTCATTATTCATAAGGATCATCACACATGCTTGTCATGGATAAACAAATTTACCACAGAGTGATTTTGGGAGAAACCATAAAAAAATCAGTGCGCCTATGAAAATCGACAAGCACCTTTTTCTTTACTAATAAAAGAGTTGTTTAAATGTAAGTGAAATTTATGCTTTCACCTGTGcaagatatttgttatatttggaataattCCGTCGACCTGTTTCATCCCTCATAAGTACCCTGGCAGTCATATGAACTGGATCTTTAACTGCTCTAAGTTTAATATGTTTTGTGATGTCCCACCGCCAGTTAGAGCGATACGCGCATAGGGAACACTCGAATGGCTTCCGATTTAAATGACCGACAATATGAACATGAAAACGACTTGCGGTGGATGCCCAAAATGGACAATCCGGGCATTTGTATACCCATCGGCCACTTGGATGCGTCGAAGAACCTTCAACCTGACAAAAGATTTGACTACCTTTATCAAAATTAAGTGTTAACACATTCGGGAACACAACTGTCTATGGTCTCGACTGCCGTAAGTAACATTTAAAGCACATtcttaataacaaaaaaatatataaaatataaataaaaaaaagaaaaaacattgtCATTAacgtaattacaaaaatacttATAATAGCATTGCATACTTCgaagaacaaaaattgatAGTTTTTAAGCtaactttaaatatattattctaattgCCGTACGGGATGCTTGCAatcaacatatttcaaaacataatttacacaaattaaagaaaaaaatagtcAGATCTGTTGACTCTcgtattgcaattttttcacgattattattattatcattatcattattattattattattattattattattattcgtttgtttGTTCGTGTGCGTATGTCCATATTGTTCATGTGCACgcattaagtaaatattattatttctataaaacacCATACCGATGATCCAGAGGAATTCAGTCCGCTGAGATTAACGTCCCAATCCGTTTGCGCTGGGAATGCATATTCACCGCGATACGAGGTCACACGGAGTTCTGaacaatttgataatttttctaaGCTATTGTGTATTGACGTATCGTTGCTTGTCGAGTGACAACACTGCATATGCACTTGTAGATCAGTCGAACTTTTGCAACGTCTCCTGCACTTCGGGCAACGCGTTGTGCCCACGGATACACTTAGAGCAGTGTGGTGTATTTGTTTGTGACAAGCCAGCTCTTCCATGCTACTAGCTTTAAAAGTACACCAGCATTTCAAATCGTTCGTAGTACTTACAGCTACCTCCGGTACTCCATTATTAATTGACGCTGTCGTTGTAAGCTTTTCCTTAAGCTTATCAAAGAACGacgcattttttttttcaaataaatcggCCGCGTTATTCGCATCCTTCTTTAAGTTGCTGACctgtgaaaaatttaattgaattattaaaacatcctaaaaataatcaattagATATAGacaacatttaataaaaagaaaggaaaaataactaacttctttatttccatataattttGCCAGTTCCGTGTCTCTTGCAATTTGCGCGAGTTCCGGTCTTACTCTAACACGTGGAACTTTTAACGTCGTTGAAGGTCCACTGGAGTTAATACTATTTAGTTTAGTAGGACTTAGAGGAATTAACATTGGCAGTGGTTTTCTGGATTTGTTTGGTGTAATTGGAGCATGACATTCTGCCAGGTGTCGTTGCATCTCAGAATCCCATGCAGTAATGAATTGGCAACCTTTTTCTTCACACTTCAATGCTATACATTCTGCATTAGCTATTGCACTTCTCTTATCTTCCATGGATTGATCAGAAATGTATGAATCTCCAGGACTGATCGAGACTGTTGTACCTGTAGATATATGTAGTGATTCCCGAAAATCACTTGCACCCACCTGaagttgatttatttttaatatattttcagttatctattatttatattagttaTTACTTAACAAATAAGTTATTATATTACCTGATTGTAACGTTTAGGACTATTTCTTGGTTTTCGTTCAAAAGGTGTGCTAGATTTACGATTTGTTTGACCCACAGGAGGTTCATGATGATTAGTTTCATGTACTGTTAAACTTTGTCTAATATCAGCTGTAAAATTACAAGCACGACATTGAAAAGCCCCTCCTCCTCCATGATTTTTAGTGTGCCTATCTAAATTCCACTACAAGAAAACATTATCTGTTGATACTTCATCtaacaaaaaattctaatttgttaaatttagtAAAGCTTCTATTAACCTTATATGGCGTACGAAAATCACAAGCATCACATTTGATCATTGGCATGGAATGATATTTCACATGCTTTGTATAACGAGCACGTACATGTGTTACATAATAGCACTTAGCACATCGGAAAAATCTTCTCTTTAAATGATGTACTCTCTGATGAGTTTCAAGATCTCTTGAATTTAATGCAACATATGAACACATAGAACATCGATTTCCAGTGTCACGTATGAATTTCCCCTAAAagttatcattttattaaaagtatcctaaatatataaatattattttttgaaatataagaaaaatcgtaTTTGGTATTCCAATTAATagcattttattaataatacactacatagatatattttacttttaaaactacataatttattgctccctcaaaataatattgattccattttttatttaaaaaatatataaaaagtcactaattaaattttcattcaatgaAGTAAtacttaaacattttttacaacatAAGTAATTGAtgtaattcgattaaaaataatataccttTTGTTTGTGCTCCTTTTTCAGATGATCGAGATACGCCTTAAGACTTGATAGAGGTTTTGGTGGTTTGCATGTTTTACATTCGTAATTTTGTGAAGACCCCGAACAATCGAGCTCCTCGTGTTTGTGCTCGTGCTTTGAATTGTTTTTTATTGAGACATCGTCTTTGACACTGTACGAAATGTCTTTGGTGTCGCTTTGCAACTCGTGCTCCCTCATCACGACTCCCTGACGATTCTCTTTAAGGTTACCTTCCTTATGTGACTCCGTTTTAAATTGCTGGGGTCGTGGACGAAGTGCACGCAGACGGGGTAGCCTTCCTGACATCTTGGACAAGATTTATTCTGTCCCACGTCTGTTCTATAGTCTCCCTGTCGCGCATCGAGATAcccttttatttctattcgatTTTCTGAACCACAGTatcagaataaaaagaatacaacATTCACTTTTCCATCGTTCTACACGTCTGTCTTCTTCCCGATGACATCAATGACAAGCCACTTTTATCGCGTGTACATCTCTCACGagtgattttttaaaaatggcTTTGCtcacaattataaattacggATTCGGTATACGGTCTTCATCTCGGGCATAATTTTCGTCGAATAAAAAGTACCTCGAAATCTCGATGAACAATCTATGGAATCTAATAGGGAACTGTGCGCTGGTACACGTTACGGAAGTACGAGTACAGCATTACTCGGTGGTCGCGCGATCTAGAGGCTATGGGcgccattttttctttcctagTAAAACTGCTGACGAGGAGCGCGTTCGAACATTCCCACGAAGAAATCCTACCTCTTTCAGATCACTTCCCGTACTAAACTTCAAggataaaacgatataattcgATCGAACTTTACCCGATTTTTTATACATCAGTTTCTAcagaattatcaaaataaCAATAGAATCTTGTAACCTCATTAATAGTTCATATAACAACATCGcggttatattttattgtattccagtttatatattttttaagatcGTTAACATTCAATTCAAGCGAAAAGTTAAGTTTTTCTAAAAGACAAAAAGTTTACCGATTCTCAGATTCGACgtacatattactatattatatagatttttgTTTAACACAGTTGCTTGGAATTAATAGTATacttacaaattataaagtcTTCACATTACGATTGTTACgaatatatcttaaatatctgttacaataaaagtaaattgattccttttttcatttacaacAATTACTATTCGTTTCAGAATCTTgcgtataattatttctaataactCGTTTTTCCTACTCTTGACATCCGGTTTATGTGATACAATGGTCATTCGCGCAACGAGTCAACGTACGGCTAGAacgtaacatatttttatgcttacagtttcttccttttatcatAATTCATATGAAGATcctttctataattttttcctcataataaagtatataagcaataaacgataaaaaagtaTTGCCAATGTAATAATACGCGAATATAAGAGAAAGGAGATCAGTTTTCCGAAACGCGTGTCCGATTTCCGTTTCTCCAAGCAATTTCCGGTTTACAGACGAACGACGATTTTAGTAGGTACCGTTCGGAGCGTGTGCATATcgtaaacgaaagaaaaccaAGGAAAACaagaaggaaattaaataCTCGATCTTGTTGACTGAAAAACAAACCTCGAGCAGTTAATTCGCTTGAAGCAGGTTATCTTCTGATTGAGCGACGGTCGTAAATAGATATGCCAATAAATCCACGATCACGTATCAATCGATATACGCAGCCAACCACGAGCACCGGGTTTTAACATCACGATTGcttttacgatttaatttaacgcttgaaaaaaaaaatcggaTACGCTCGTTGGAACCTTTGTTTCCTCcctccttttccttcctttctcctctCGACACGGTTAGCTCGATTTATCTCGGGTACCGCGATTTATCTTCGAATACCTCGTCATCGGCGCTAACCAGTAGCCGACGGAACAGAGGATGAATCGTAGAAAGACTACGAGAGAAAACCAGCCCCTCCCTCCTCTTTCACCAACTCGGACAGAACGATGGCGAGGCGAAGTGGCGCAGGTCAGGCGCCATCTGCAATTCCGATTCTGATTCTGGTATCCACACACTCCTCCCACTTCCTCCGGCTGGTTTCTCCTGCAGCCCTCGATACAACTGCAGGAGAAGAGAATGGAGCCGATGATGACGATGGTTTAACTCGTTAAGTAGTGGAAGCAAGTTATCTCATCACTTAAAAATGCCTCCGTATTGAGAATAATGCGAATTCATTGGACTTTACTTAGAAAAACAATATTACCTCCGTTACTTCATACtataattagactgcggagttttatgcatttttaagACATTTAAAGATGcagataattagaaaatatatatgaaatattcaaaaaatattatgtactcg from the Bombus pyrosoma isolate SC7728 linkage group LG11, ASM1482585v1, whole genome shotgun sequence genome contains:
- the LOC122572664 gene encoding zinc finger protein Xfin-like isoform X1, with translation MSGRLPRLRALRPRPQQFKTESHKEGNLKENRQGVVMREHELQSDTKDISYSVKDDVSIKNNSKHEHKHEELDCSGSSQNYECKTCKPPKPLSSLKAYLDHLKKEHKQKGKFIRDTGNRCSMCSYVALNSRDLETHQRVHHLKRRFFRCAKCYYVTHVRARYTKHVKYHSMPMIKCDACDFRTPYKWNLDRHTKNHGGGGAFQCRACNFTADIRQSLTVHETNHHEPPVGQTNRKSSTPFERKPRNSPKRYNQVGASDFRESLHISTGTTVSISPGDSYISDQSMEDKRSAIANAECIALKCEEKGCQFITAWDSEMQRHLAECHAPITPNKSRKPLPMLIPLSPTKLNSINSSGPSTTLKVPRVRVRPELAQIARDTELAKLYGNKEVSNLKKDANNAADLFEKKNASFFDKLKEKLTTTASINNGVPEVAVSTTNDLKCWCTFKASSMEELACHKQIHHTALSVSVGTTRCPKCRRRCKSSTDLQVHMQCCHSTSNDTSIHNSLEKLSNCSELRVTSYRGEYAFPAQTDWDVNLSGLNSSGSSVEGSSTHPSGRWVYKCPDCPFWASTASRFHVHIVGHLNRKPFECSLCAYRSNWRWDITKHIKLRAVKDPVHMTARVLMRDETGRRNYSKYNKYLAQVQQQSWDDQNMEERSVEETNSDEPSTKLFIMNTNEYRQTSDLSSSLTSIVSPNEGNHNLNTLNIGLKPPPLLKAAARNRGQSLLKSNLISSHSLSSGSSSATIAEENKRTMWKCKRCNFRHCSREIVSMHVKSHSEPADQHHEEEKNVFGCGDCPFTASDAATLSMHKVHHRPNLDAIFKCYLCPYYVSTKVELLDHVRLHGEELAVVHQQNMEYNFPTKSKAHRTSNTDNSINRMKQEKSVEQVIHITTQSNVTCFTNVSKNSGAPPPLLLDTRALPEAPLVWVSRPDGTLAKMLKCRHCPFVSSRQAEIRDHETMHLDTPSNGPVVACTDCSFTCTRREVMVAHTDMHSGSLGTVHCLVDDSRPDSQQLSDLAALLGFTHPPVLGSEPDLQDKRLVHCCSKCPARFLCEKELRIHLRYHSTELAYSCQWCSYAARQPAHLLAHQKAHSTEYQERTKYLLSFYGQSQRYPPPTTACVEANNQDSNNSTPTVAWIVVEVTESSNNGFNSSMNNTNQRTGNQVFTCAKCPARYFKLDALEYHMTLHGSNNRFKCTECDYSSKTAQNLVKHQVVHRRQNEASDVTSNLSPPPDPQFGLFMRGNPNFVYPAYLRNGRLKEKRYKCHKCPSAFEKREQYRVHLTLHGAKQRYRCDTCDYSVKYYANYIQHLKKHQANAEAQASRRQFEDDTITIDSDNISDNIGSISRSGKTLKSPNNSASIMTTNGISVLNFGGAQASNQDKQSLMLLQKKGILLSSNDEVETLRCQSCPFSTCDKDMMDAHKRRHGIERMTPSCPHCDYIPRKDENVGEHIRLHFTRLYKPESYLIIELLTLTMKKISSNGKEEKQKAAELLFKEYADGRFFPFTDTNSFGSPPTVSSYKEKVIVDPNTGETKHLTV
- the LOC122572664 gene encoding uncharacterized protein LOC122572664 isoform X2, whose translation is MSGRLPRLRALRPRPQQFKTESHKEGNLKENRQGVVMREHELQSDTKDISYSVKDDVSIKNNSKHEHKHEELDCSGSSQNYECKTCKPPKPLSSLKAYLDHLKKEHKQKGKFIRDTGNRCSMCSYVALNSRDLETHQRVHHLKRRFFRCAKCYYVTHVRARYTKHVKYHSMPMIKCDACDFRTPYKWNLDRHTKNHGGGGAFQCRACNFTADIRQSLTVHETNHHEPPVGQTNRKSSTPFERKPRNSPKRYNQVGASDFRESLHISTGTTVSISPGDSYISDQSMEDKRSAIANAECIALKCEEKGCQFITAWDSEMQRHLAECHAPITPNKSRKPLPMLIPLSPTKLNSINSSGPSTTLKVPRVRVRPELAQIARDTELAKLYGNKEVSNLKKDANNAADLFEKKNASFFDKLKEKLTTTASINNGVPEVAVSTTNDLKCWCTFKASSMEELACHKQIHHTALSVSVGTTRCPKCRRRCKSSTDLQVHMQCCHSTSNDTSIHNSLEKLSNCSELRVTSYRGEYAFPAQTDWDVNLSGLNSSGSSVQQQSWDDQNMEERSVEETNSDEPSTKLFIMNTNEYRQTSDLSSSLTSIVSPNEGNHNLNTLNIGLKPPPLLKAAARNRGQSLLKSNLISSHSLSSGSSSATIAEENKRTMWKCKRCNFRHCSREIVSMHVKSHSEPADQHHEEEKNVFGCGDCPFTASDAATLSMHKVHHRPNLDAIFKCYLCPYYVSTKVELLDHVRLHGEELAVVHQQNMEYNFPTKSKAHRTSNTDNSINRMKQEKSVEQVIHITTQSNVTCFTNVSKNSGAPPPLLLDTRALPEAPLVWVSRPDGTLAKMLKCRHCPFVSSRQAEIRDHETMHLDTPSNGPVVACTDCSFTCTRREVMVAHTDMHSGSLGTVHCLVDDSRPDSQQLSDLAALLGFTHPPVLGSEPDLQDKRLVHCCSKCPARFLCEKELRIHLRYHSTELAYSCQWCSYAARQPAHLLAHQKAHSTEYQERTKYLLSFYGQSQRYPPPTTACVEANNQDSNNSTPTVAWIVVEVTESSNNGFNSSMNNTNQRTGNQVFTCAKCPARYFKLDALEYHMTLHGSNNRFKCTECDYSSKTAQNLVKHQVVHRRQNEASDVTSNLSPPPDPQFGLFMRGNPNFVYPAYLRNGRLKEKRYKCHKCPSAFEKREQYRVHLTLHGAKQRYRCDTCDYSVKYYANYIQHLKKHQANAEAQASRRQFEDDTITIDSDNISDNIGSISRSGKTLKSPNNSASIMTTNGISVLNFGGAQASNQDKQSLMLLQKKGILLSSNDEVETLRCQSCPFSTCDKDMMDAHKRRHGIERMTPSCPHCDYIPRKDENVGEHIRLHFTRLYKPESYLIIELLTLTMKKISSNGKEEKQKAAELLFKEYADGRFFPFTDTNSFGSPPTVSSYKEKVIVDPNTGETKHLTV
- the LOC122572664 gene encoding zinc finger protein 91-like isoform X4; its protein translation is MSGRLPRLRALRPRPQQFKTESHKEGNLKENRQGVVMREHELQSDTKDISYSVKDDVSIKNNSKHEHKHEELDCSGSSQNYECKTCKPPKPLSSLKAYLDHLKKEHKQKGKFIRDTGNRCSMCSYVALNSRDLETHQRVHHLKRRFFRCAKCYYVTHVRARYTKHVKYHSMPMIKCDACDFRTPYKWNLDRHTKNHGGGGAFQCRACNFTADIRQSLTVHETNHHEPPVGQTNRKSSTPFERKPRNSPKRYNQVGASDFRESLHISTGTTVSISPGDSYISDQSMEDKRSAIANAECIALKCEEKGCQFITAWDSEMQRHLAECHAPITPNKSRKPLPMLIPLSPTKLNSINSSGPSTTLKVPRVRVRPELAQIARDTELAKLYGNKEVSNLKKDANNAADLFEKKNASFFDKLKEKLTTTASINNGVPEVAVQQQSWDDQNMEERSVEETNSDEPSTKLFIMNTNEYRQTSDLSSSLTSIVSPNEGNHNLNTLNIGLKPPPLLKAAARNRGQSLLKSNLISSHSLSSGSSSATIAEENKRTMWKCKRCNFRHCSREIVSMHVKSHSEPADQHHEEEKNVFGCGDCPFTASDAATLSMHKVHHRPNLDAIFKCYLCPYYVSTKVELLDHVRLHGEELAVVHQQNMEYNFPTKSKAHRTSNTDNSINRMKQEKSVEQVIHITTQSNVTCFTNVSKNSGAPPPLLLDTRALPEAPLVWVSRPDGTLAKMLKCRHCPFVSSRQAEIRDHETMHLDTPSNGPVVACTDCSFTCTRREVMVAHTDMHSGSLGTVHCLVDDSRPDSQQLSDLAALLGFTHPPVLGSEPDLQDKRLVHCCSKCPARFLCEKELRIHLRYHSTELAYSCQWCSYAARQPAHLLAHQKAHSTEYQERTKYLLSFYGQSQRYPPPTTACVEANNQDSNNSTPTVAWIVVEVTESSNNGFNSSMNNTNQRTGNQVFTCAKCPARYFKLDALEYHMTLHGSNNRFKCTECDYSSKTAQNLVKHQVVHRRQNEASDVTSNLSPPPDPQFGLFMRGNPNFVYPAYLRNGRLKEKRYKCHKCPSAFEKREQYRVHLTLHGAKQRYRCDTCDYSVKYYANYIQHLKKHQANAEAQASRRQFEDDTITIDSDNISDNIGSISRSGKTLKSPNNSASIMTTNGISVLNFGGAQASNQDKQSLMLLQKKGILLSSNDEVETLRCQSCPFSTCDKDMMDAHKRRHGIERMTPSCPHCDYIPRKDENVGEHIRLHFTRLYKPESYLIIELLTLTMKKISSNGKEEKQKAAELLFKEYADGRFFPFTDTNSFGSPPTVSSYKEKVIVDPNTGETKHLTV